The following proteins come from a genomic window of Noviherbaspirillum sp. L7-7A:
- the mdcA gene encoding malonate decarboxylase subunit alpha, with protein sequence MGHSERIWNRQQASRAARHARAAAALGGDLSGKLLPAARIADLLYAVIECGDRVCLEGNNQKQADFLCKALAGLDAARVNRLHMLQSVIALPEHLDVFDKGIAEQLDFSFSGPQATRLARLVSSGRIRIGAIHTYLELFGRYFIDLTPQVALVAAEAADRDGNLYTGPNTEDTPAIVEATAFKSGIVIAQVNRIVDKLPRVDIPADWVDYTVQAPTPNYIEPLFTRDPAQISEIQVLMAMMAIKGIYAEYEVARLNHGIGFDTAAIELILPTYAESLGLRGKIARHWALNPHPALIPAIEAGFVESVHSFGSELGMEDYIRARPDIFFVGPDGSMRSNRAFSQAAGHYACDMFIGSTLQIDLQGNSSTATAGRISGFGGAPNMGADARGRRHASPAWLKAGREAGAGRNGMPRGQKLVVQMVETFREHMQPAFVEKLDAWTLAEQAGMALPPVMIYGDDVTHILTEEGIANLLLCRGEEEREQAIRGVAGYTAVGLGRDKRMVENLRDRGVIRRAEDLGIDKRQATRDLLAAKNMKDLVRASGGLYDPPGRFRNW encoded by the coding sequence ATGGGACATAGCGAACGCATCTGGAACCGTCAGCAGGCCAGCCGTGCCGCCCGCCATGCGCGGGCTGCGGCAGCGCTGGGCGGCGACCTCTCGGGCAAGCTGCTGCCGGCGGCGCGCATTGCCGACCTGCTGTATGCCGTGATCGAATGCGGCGACCGCGTCTGCCTGGAAGGCAATAACCAGAAACAGGCGGACTTCCTGTGCAAGGCGCTGGCCGGGCTAGATGCAGCCCGCGTGAACCGGCTGCACATGCTGCAGTCGGTGATTGCGCTGCCCGAACATCTCGACGTGTTCGACAAGGGCATCGCCGAGCAGCTGGACTTTTCCTTTTCCGGCCCGCAGGCCACCCGGCTGGCGCGGCTGGTGTCGTCCGGCCGGATAAGGATCGGCGCCATCCATACCTACCTGGAACTGTTCGGCCGCTATTTCATCGACCTGACGCCGCAGGTAGCGCTGGTGGCGGCAGAAGCGGCCGACCGCGACGGCAATCTCTACACCGGCCCCAATACCGAGGACACGCCGGCCATCGTCGAGGCCACCGCCTTCAAGAGCGGCATCGTGATCGCCCAGGTCAACCGCATCGTCGACAAGCTGCCGCGGGTGGACATCCCGGCCGACTGGGTCGACTACACGGTGCAGGCGCCAACGCCGAACTACATCGAACCCCTGTTTACCCGCGACCCGGCGCAGATCTCCGAGATCCAGGTGCTGATGGCGATGATGGCCATTAAGGGCATCTATGCAGAATATGAAGTCGCCCGCCTGAACCACGGCATCGGTTTCGACACGGCTGCCATCGAACTGATCCTGCCGACCTATGCCGAGTCGCTCGGCCTGCGCGGCAAGATCGCCCGCCACTGGGCGCTCAATCCGCATCCGGCGCTGATCCCGGCGATCGAGGCCGGCTTCGTCGAGTCGGTGCATTCCTTCGGCTCCGAACTGGGCATGGAAGACTATATCCGCGCCCGTCCCGACATCTTCTTCGTCGGGCCGGATGGCTCGATGCGCAGCAACCGCGCCTTCAGCCAGGCGGCCGGGCACTATGCCTGTGACATGTTCATCGGCTCGACGCTGCAAATCGACCTGCAGGGCAATTCCTCCACCGCCACCGCCGGCCGCATCTCTGGCTTCGGCGGCGCGCCCAACATGGGCGCCGACGCCCGCGGCCGGCGCCATGCCAGCCCGGCCTGGCTGAAGGCCGGGCGCGAAGCCGGCGCCGGCCGCAACGGCATGCCGCGCGGCCAGAAGCTGGTGGTACAGATGGTGGAAACCTTCCGCGAGCACATGCAGCCGGCCTTCGTTGAAAAGCTCGATGCCTGGACCCTGGCCGAACAGGCCGGCATGGCGCTGCCGCCGGTGATGATCTACGGTGACGACGTGACCCACATCCTGACAGAGGAAGGCATTGCCAACCTGCTCCTGTGCCGCGGCGAGGAAGAGCGCGAGCAGGCCATCCGCGGCGTGGCCGGCTATACCGCCGTGGGCCTGGGGCGCGACAAGCGCATGGTCGAAAACCTGCGCGACCGCGGCGTGATCCGGCGCGCCGAAGACCTGGGCATCGACAAGCGACAGGCCACCCGCGACCTGCTGGCCGCAAAGAACATGAAGGACCTGGTGCGGGCTTCGGGCGGCCTGTATGACCCGCCGGGCCGCTTCCGCAACTGGTGA
- a CDS encoding DUF3482 domain-containing protein: protein MNSQHEQRPQQSQLAEQPARHGQQIQLVLISHTNAGKTTLARTLVGMDVGEVRDAAHVTVASESHPLLHTAGGDALLLWDTPGFGDSVRLVRRLAMADNPIGWLLREVIDRYRDRPFWLSQQALRTAREEADLVLYLVNSSEDPQDAGYLAPEMKVLDWLGKPVVVLLNQMGQPRPAAQEQAEQARWAEALAGCPAVRRVLALDAFARCWVHESVLFEAMAALVPADKRDAYDRLLAQWAQDNQARFHAAMQLIGRQLCAASADSEPVPPAERPMLDSVARTVGLGQKLGARREEQAMKALMARLEQGIADSTAQLLRLHRLDAGAAQRIHERVQKAYVVRTPVDARQAGLLGAVVSGAATGLSADLMAGGLSFGAGALLGGIVGALTFAGAAWTFNTTTSRNEARVRFSPEFLRSLLVAALLRYLAVAHFGRGRGGFVEGEAPPFWQEEVEAEVARHTSRLPSIWGNAACDTQLGELLEQMTSAILHRLYPR, encoded by the coding sequence ATGAACAGCCAGCATGAGCAGCGACCGCAGCAGTCACAGCTGGCAGAGCAGCCGGCACGGCATGGGCAGCAGATCCAGCTGGTGCTGATCTCCCACACCAATGCCGGCAAGACCACGCTGGCACGCACCCTGGTGGGCATGGATGTGGGCGAGGTGCGTGACGCTGCCCATGTCACCGTGGCTTCCGAGTCGCATCCGCTGCTGCATACCGCCGGGGGCGACGCCTTGCTGCTATGGGATACACCCGGCTTCGGCGACTCGGTGCGGCTGGTCAGGCGGCTGGCAATGGCCGACAACCCGATAGGCTGGCTGCTGCGCGAGGTCATCGACCGTTACCGCGACCGACCGTTCTGGCTCAGCCAGCAGGCGCTGCGCACCGCGCGCGAGGAGGCCGACCTGGTGCTGTACCTGGTGAACTCCTCGGAAGACCCCCAGGACGCCGGGTATCTGGCGCCGGAAATGAAGGTGCTGGACTGGCTGGGCAAACCGGTGGTGGTCCTGCTGAACCAGATGGGGCAGCCACGCCCGGCGGCGCAGGAGCAGGCAGAACAGGCGCGCTGGGCCGAGGCGCTGGCCGGATGCCCCGCAGTGCGCCGGGTACTCGCGCTGGATGCCTTCGCCCGCTGCTGGGTGCATGAAAGCGTGCTGTTCGAAGCAATGGCGGCGCTGGTGCCGGCCGACAAGCGGGACGCCTACGACCGGCTGCTGGCGCAATGGGCACAGGACAACCAGGCCCGCTTCCACGCCGCCATGCAGTTGATCGGCCGGCAGCTGTGCGCGGCCTCGGCCGACAGCGAGCCGGTGCCGCCGGCCGAGCGGCCCATGCTCGACAGCGTGGCGCGCACGGTGGGCCTCGGACAGAAGCTTGGCGCCAGGCGCGAGGAGCAGGCGATGAAGGCGCTGATGGCGCGCCTGGAACAGGGTATCGCCGACAGCACCGCCCAACTGCTGCGGCTGCACCGTCTCGACGCCGGCGCGGCGCAGCGAATACACGAGCGGGTGCAGAAAGCTTATGTGGTGCGCACCCCGGTCGACGCCCGCCAGGCCGGGCTGCTAGGCGCGGTGGTGTCGGGCGCGGCCACCGGCCTGTCCGCCGACCTGATGGCCGGCGGCCTCAGCTTTGGCGCCGGTGCGCTTTTGGGCGGCATCGTTGGAGCGCTAACCTTTGCCGGCGCTGCCTGGACCTTTAACACCACTACCAGCCGCAACGAGGCGCGGGTGCGGTTCTCGCCGGAATTCCTGCGCTCGCTGCTGGTGGCAGCGCTGCTGCGCTATCTGGCGGTGGCGCATTTCGGCCGCGGTCGCGGCGGCTTCGTCGAAGGCGAGGCGCCGCCCTTCTGGCAGGAAGAAGTCGAAGCCGAGGTGGCGCGGCATACGAGCAGGCTCCCGTCGATCTGGGGCAATGCCGCCTGCGACACGCAGCTTGGCGAGTTGCTAGAACAGATGACCAGCGCCATCCTGCACCGGCTCTATCCGCGCTGA
- a CDS encoding acyltransferase domain-containing protein → MTRLAILCPGQGGQHPGMFDLALSDPATIAALAGWGMERTAGVAPHALPDSPEALHDNRIAQPLVVAATLAMWQALRADLPTPALAAGYSIGELAAYGVAGALAPADVVSLAAQRAALMDDCVGPDQPHGMLAVSGLEEAALQALLPAGALHIAIDTGEANFIVAGLRHALTELAAACEQRGVHATWLPVKVASHTPLMHAAAVKFRPLLEAATWSEPAFPLLSGTGASAVSQRGQALDALTEQIGTRIRWGACMDAIAEVGVTVALELGPGAALSRMLRDRHPHIEARSASEFRSLAGLVGWLRRRCG, encoded by the coding sequence ATGACGCGCCTGGCGATACTGTGCCCCGGCCAGGGTGGCCAGCATCCCGGCATGTTCGATCTTGCTCTATCCGACCCTGCAACCATTGCAGCGCTTGCCGGCTGGGGCATGGAGCGGACTGCCGGCGTGGCGCCGCACGCGCTGCCGGATTCACCCGAGGCGCTGCACGACAACCGCATCGCCCAGCCGCTGGTGGTGGCGGCCACGCTGGCAATGTGGCAGGCGCTGCGCGCCGACCTGCCCACGCCGGCGCTGGCGGCGGGCTACAGCATCGGCGAACTGGCGGCGTACGGCGTGGCCGGGGCGCTGGCGCCGGCGGACGTGGTGAGCCTGGCGGCGCAGCGGGCGGCGCTGATGGATGACTGCGTCGGGCCGGACCAGCCGCATGGCATGCTGGCCGTGTCCGGCCTGGAGGAAGCCGCACTGCAGGCACTGCTGCCTGCCGGGGCGCTCCATATCGCCATCGACACCGGGGAAGCCAACTTCATCGTAGCCGGACTGCGCCATGCATTGACGGAGCTGGCAGCCGCTTGCGAACAACGCGGCGTGCATGCGACGTGGCTGCCGGTGAAGGTAGCTTCACATACGCCGCTGATGCATGCGGCCGCCGTGAAATTCCGGCCGCTGCTGGAAGCCGCGACATGGTCTGAACCCGCATTCCCGCTGCTCTCGGGCACCGGTGCAAGTGCGGTGTCTCAGCGCGGCCAGGCGCTGGACGCGCTGACGGAACAGATCGGGACGAGGATACGCTGGGGAGCCTGCATGGATGCCATCGCCGAGGTCGGCGTGACGGTGGCGCTGGAATTGGGGCCGGGAGCGGCGTTGTCGCGCATGCTGCGCGATCGGCATCCGCATATCGAGGCGCGCTCGGCGTCGGAATTTCGGTCGTTGGCGGGGCTGGTGGGGTGGTTGCGGCGCCGGTGCGGCTGA
- a CDS encoding tripartite tricarboxylate transporter substrate binding protein — translation MFRPALLLLAGLGFCAMSSAQTWPERPVTFIVPFPAGGGTDTFARPLAAQLTKQLGKTVVIDNRGGAGGTLGAGLAAKAAPDGYTFFIGAAHHAIAPAIYPKLDYNIQKDLIPITMIATPPQVIVVNPQRVTAPDLKSFIAYAKENPGKINFGSAGNGTSHHLAGELFKIQTKTQLSHVPYRGAGPALQDLMGGQIDMMFDGLGSSSGHIKSGKLKALAVASAKRAPGFPDVPTTAEAGVPGYEVSTWYGLWAVKGTPQPIVDKMAAEVRKALANPDIQSRWHEAGSEVPQMSQQEFAAKVDAEIERWGTVVKAANVKLE, via the coding sequence ATGTTCAGACCCGCCCTGCTGCTTCTCGCCGGCCTCGGCTTTTGTGCCATGTCATCGGCGCAGACCTGGCCGGAACGCCCCGTGACTTTTATCGTGCCCTTCCCAGCTGGTGGCGGCACGGACACATTCGCCCGCCCGCTGGCGGCCCAGCTCACCAAGCAGCTTGGCAAGACGGTGGTGATCGATAATCGTGGCGGCGCCGGCGGCACGCTGGGCGCGGGCCTGGCAGCCAAGGCGGCACCGGATGGCTACACCTTCTTCATCGGCGCCGCGCATCATGCGATCGCGCCGGCCATCTATCCCAAGCTGGACTACAACATCCAGAAGGACTTGATACCGATCACCATGATCGCGACACCGCCGCAGGTGATCGTGGTCAATCCGCAGCGCGTCACCGCGCCGGACCTGAAGTCCTTCATCGCCTACGCCAAGGAAAACCCCGGCAAGATCAATTTTGGCTCGGCCGGCAACGGCACCTCGCATCATCTGGCAGGCGAACTGTTCAAGATCCAGACTAAGACCCAGCTGAGCCACGTGCCCTACCGCGGCGCCGGCCCGGCATTGCAGGACCTGATGGGCGGCCAGATCGACATGATGTTCGACGGCCTGGGCTCTTCCTCGGGCCATATCAAGTCCGGCAAGCTCAAGGCGCTGGCGGTGGCTTCGGCCAAGCGCGCGCCTGGCTTCCCCGACGTGCCCACCACGGCCGAAGCCGGCGTGCCGGGCTATGAAGTATCGACCTGGTACGGCTTGTGGGCGGTGAAGGGAACGCCGCAGCCCATTGTCGACAAGATGGCGGCCGAAGTGCGGAAGGCGCTGGCCAACCCGGACATCCAGTCCCGCTGGCATGAGGCCGGCTCCGAAGTGCCGCAGATGTCGCAGCAGGAATTCGCGGCCAAGGTCGATGCCGAGATCGAGCGCTGGGGTACGGTGGTCAAGGCCGCCAACGTCAAGCTGGAATAA
- the mdcG gene encoding malonate decarboxylase holo-[acyl-carrier-protein] synthase: MTARHDLIWLSGAGWDAAQRAATPAQQAPLAQWRQAGWPATVRRRDSDVGPDQVCLGLTLPMDDIGAARARLGLRCLQSGVARQRRPLSLQEAAPALPPAWRTAYAGLEQKAAAAGLDMRVYGSLALQALTGAPYLTARSDVDLAFYPRDAAQLDHGLALLDHYSLQLPLDGEIIFPSGQAVAWKEWRNAASAAHGTRVLVKRIDCVLLAEPATLLDEFTECMCRA; this comes from the coding sequence ATGACGGCGCGGCATGACCTGATCTGGCTGTCCGGCGCAGGCTGGGACGCGGCGCAGCGCGCCGCCACGCCGGCGCAACAGGCGCCCTTGGCCCAATGGCGGCAGGCGGGCTGGCCCGCGACCGTGCGCCGCCGGGATTCCGACGTCGGGCCGGACCAGGTCTGCCTCGGCCTGACGCTGCCGATGGACGACATCGGCGCGGCGCGCGCCCGGCTCGGCCTGCGCTGCCTGCAGTCCGGCGTGGCGCGGCAACGGCGGCCGCTGTCGCTGCAGGAAGCGGCGCCGGCATTGCCGCCGGCCTGGCGCACAGCGTATGCCGGCCTGGAACAGAAGGCAGCGGCGGCCGGCCTAGATATGCGGGTCTACGGTTCGCTGGCGCTGCAGGCACTAACCGGCGCGCCCTACCTGACGGCGCGCTCCGATGTCGACCTGGCGTTTTATCCGCGCGACGCGGCGCAGTTGGACCACGGCCTGGCGCTGCTCGACCACTACAGCCTGCAACTGCCGCTGGATGGCGAGATCATCTTCCCATCCGGCCAGGCGGTAGCCTGGAAGGAGTGGCGCAATGCGGCCTCGGCAGCACATGGGACCAGGGTGCTGGTCAAGCGCATCGACTGCGTGCTGCTGGCCGAACCGGCCACCCTGCTGGATGAGTTCACGGAGTGCATGTGCCGGGCCTAG
- a CDS encoding DUF2868 domain-containing protein, translated as MNERAAHDVLLVKAIETSDRERKILSEDDRRYASRTARELAQWTAAERKKAMTPDLFLHKRAQQLLARLSERMPAAAGMLRQRSWLRIAGIVLPALALLCGMLADRIGDVHRVNLLSAPLLLVLLWNLAVYLLLLLRVVLPRRGRTVRRRLGGLHWPALPRVRRSQALLGTALARFAEEWLSLSTPLTLARGARILHLCASLLAAGAAISLYLRGVLAAYRVGWESTFLDAGQVHALLSWLFLPAVSLLGLSGFTPQEVEALRFGQPAPPDSGAKWVHLYAATLVLLVVLPRLALAALAWWRERSLASRFPLDLSQPYFQRLCAGLAPGAATLRVCPYSMRVDEARQAGLAVAARALLGEQAELTILPVTAYGDAPPAPATSQAVTAALFALSATPEPENHGQFLDQLRSSHSAGVVALIDESGYLERLGPQAAGRAAERAGLWRQFCAQHQTPVAIVNLLVPEAGSEELERLLGSARSAS; from the coding sequence ATGAATGAACGCGCTGCGCATGACGTGCTGCTGGTCAAGGCAATCGAGACAAGCGATCGGGAACGCAAGATCCTGAGCGAAGACGACCGCCGTTACGCCAGCCGAACGGCACGCGAACTGGCGCAGTGGACGGCAGCCGAGCGCAAAAAGGCCATGACGCCGGACCTGTTCCTGCACAAGCGCGCCCAGCAACTTTTGGCACGACTATCGGAACGCATGCCTGCTGCTGCGGGCATGCTGCGTCAGCGCTCCTGGCTGCGCATCGCCGGCATCGTGCTGCCCGCGCTGGCATTGCTGTGCGGCATGCTTGCCGACCGCATTGGCGATGTGCACCGCGTCAACTTGCTGTCGGCGCCCCTGCTGCTAGTCCTGCTGTGGAATCTCGCGGTGTACCTGTTGCTACTGCTGCGAGTAGTGCTGCCGCGCCGCGGGCGTACCGTGCGGCGGCGCCTGGGCGGCTTGCACTGGCCGGCCCTCCCCCGCGTCCGCCGTTCGCAAGCCCTGCTCGGCACAGCGCTCGCCCGGTTTGCCGAGGAATGGCTGTCGCTGTCGACGCCGCTGACCCTGGCCCGTGGCGCGCGCATCCTGCATCTGTGTGCCTCGCTGCTGGCTGCGGGCGCAGCGATCTCGCTGTACCTGCGCGGCGTGCTGGCAGCCTACCGGGTCGGCTGGGAGAGCACCTTTCTCGACGCCGGCCAGGTGCATGCGCTGCTGTCATGGCTGTTCCTGCCTGCGGTGTCGCTGCTGGGCCTGAGCGGCTTCACGCCGCAGGAGGTTGAAGCGCTGCGCTTCGGACAACCGGCGCCGCCCGACTCGGGCGCCAAGTGGGTGCATCTGTATGCCGCCACGCTGGTGCTGCTGGTCGTGCTGCCGCGCCTGGCGCTGGCCGCGCTGGCCTGGTGGCGCGAGCGCAGTCTGGCCAGTCGTTTTCCGCTTGACCTGTCCCAGCCCTATTTCCAGCGCCTGTGCGCCGGCCTCGCGCCGGGTGCGGCGACCTTGCGCGTCTGCCCGTACAGCATGCGCGTGGACGAGGCGCGCCAGGCCGGGCTTGCCGTCGCAGCGCGCGCGCTACTGGGCGAGCAGGCCGAGCTGACCATATTGCCCGTTACTGCCTATGGCGACGCCCCACCCGCGCCAGCGACGAGCCAGGCGGTGACCGCGGCGCTGTTTGCCCTGTCGGCCACGCCGGAGCCGGAAAACCACGGCCAGTTCCTGGACCAGTTGCGCAGCAGCCATTCTGCCGGCGTGGTAGCGCTGATCGATGAATCCGGTTATCTGGAGCGCCTGGGGCCGCAGGCCGCCGGCCGCGCCGCCGAGCGGGCCGGCCTGTGGCGCCAGTTCTGCGCGCAGCACCAGACACCGGTTGCCATCGTCAACCTGCTCGTGCCGGAGGCAGGCAGCGAAGAACTGGAGCGTCTGTTGGGCAGCGCCCGGAGCGCGTCATGA
- a CDS encoding biotin-independent malonate decarboxylase subunit beta: MGSYLEANARERLRQLLDADSFTEFLPPQRRLISPHLAQLDAPVSFDDGVAIGSGRLRGKAVLAASQEGGFMGGAVGEVHGAKLVGLLRRAVQERPDAVLLLLDSGGVRLHEANAGLIAVSEVMRALFDARHAGIPVIVMIGGATGCFGGMGIVARCANTVLMSEEGRLAMSGPEVIETTHGVEEYDARDRALVWRTSGGKHRYLLGDCDALLPDSIAAFADAAAAAIDRLHAGTVALTLEELDAEQRLLSQRLDAYGEETEPADIWRGMGIADPAALPMLEADAFVAAAAPHRRRAA, encoded by the coding sequence ATGGGCAGTTATCTCGAAGCGAATGCACGGGAACGGCTGCGCCAGCTGCTCGACGCCGACAGCTTCACCGAATTCCTGCCGCCGCAGCGGCGGCTGATCAGTCCGCACCTAGCGCAGCTCGACGCGCCGGTATCGTTCGACGACGGCGTGGCCATCGGCAGCGGCCGGCTGCGCGGTAAGGCCGTGCTGGCCGCCTCGCAGGAAGGCGGCTTCATGGGCGGCGCAGTCGGTGAGGTGCATGGCGCAAAGTTGGTCGGCCTGTTGCGACGCGCCGTGCAGGAGCGGCCGGACGCGGTGCTGCTGCTGCTGGACTCCGGCGGCGTGCGGCTGCATGAAGCCAATGCCGGCCTGATCGCGGTGTCGGAAGTCATGCGCGCCCTGTTCGATGCGCGCCACGCCGGTATCCCGGTCATCGTGATGATAGGCGGTGCCACCGGCTGCTTCGGCGGCATGGGCATCGTCGCCCGCTGCGCCAATACGGTGCTGATGTCGGAAGAAGGCCGGCTCGCCATGTCCGGGCCGGAAGTGATCGAAACCACCCATGGCGTGGAGGAATACGACGCGCGCGACCGGGCGCTGGTCTGGCGCACCAGCGGCGGCAAGCACCGCTACCTGCTGGGCGACTGTGACGCGCTGCTGCCCGACAGCATCGCTGCCTTTGCCGATGCCGCCGCCGCGGCCATCGACAGGCTGCATGCCGGCACGGTGGCGCTGACGCTGGAAGAACTGGACGCCGAGCAGCGCCTGTTATCGCAGCGGCTGGACGCCTATGGCGAGGAAACCGAGCCGGCCGACATCTGGCGTGGCATGGGCATTGCCGACCCCGCCGCGCTGCCGATGCTGGAAGCCGACGCATTCGTCGCCGCTGCCGCGCCCCACCGCAGGAGGGCCGCATGA
- the mdcC gene encoding malonate decarboxylase acyl carrier protein: METLQFHFKNQGATRPVSKAGLVGVVGSGNLEVLIEPAPAGAGCAVEVHTAALGFAPIWQAVMEDFNQRWQLGDVSIAINDMGATPAVVSLRLDQAVEAVAPSAPQGGKGGQ; encoded by the coding sequence ATGGAAACGCTGCAATTTCATTTTAAAAATCAGGGCGCGACGCGCCCGGTGAGCAAGGCCGGCCTGGTCGGCGTGGTCGGTTCGGGCAATCTCGAAGTGCTGATCGAGCCGGCGCCCGCCGGCGCCGGCTGCGCCGTCGAAGTCCATACCGCCGCGCTGGGCTTTGCGCCGATCTGGCAGGCGGTGATGGAAGACTTCAACCAGCGCTGGCAGCTGGGTGACGTCTCGATCGCGATCAATGACATGGGCGCCACGCCCGCCGTGGTCAGCCTGCGGCTTGACCAGGCGGTGGAGGCGGTTGCGCCATCGGCGCCGCAGGGCGGCAAGGGAGGCCAGTAA
- the mdcE gene encoding biotin-independent malonate decarboxylase subunit gamma: protein MDWKTLAATLFPQGHDIVERDLFLSGQARVAGRDVTVIGTTGHAPIGVEIALAQAEAVLRTVREQPGRPIVILIDTQGQRLRHRDEMLGINSYMAHLGKCIDLARRRGHRVVGLVYDQALSGGFITSGLMADACYALPDASIRVMGLPAMARITKVPEALLTELARDNPVFAPGAENYLRMGGVVDLWYGDLAQALAAALEGAGSVDRRSELGRERGGRKLAANVIEAVMADDGAA, encoded by the coding sequence ATGGACTGGAAGACACTGGCGGCAACGCTGTTCCCGCAAGGCCATGACATCGTCGAACGCGATCTGTTCCTGTCGGGCCAGGCCCGGGTGGCCGGCCGCGACGTGACCGTAATCGGCACCACCGGCCATGCGCCGATCGGCGTGGAGATCGCGCTGGCGCAGGCCGAGGCGGTGCTGCGCACGGTGCGCGAGCAGCCGGGCCGGCCCATCGTCATCCTGATCGACACCCAGGGCCAGCGACTGCGGCACCGGGATGAAATGCTGGGCATTAACAGCTACATGGCCCATCTGGGCAAGTGCATCGACCTGGCGCGCCGGCGCGGCCACCGGGTGGTGGGCCTGGTGTATGACCAGGCGCTGTCCGGCGGCTTCATTACCAGCGGCCTGATGGCCGATGCCTGCTACGCGCTGCCTGACGCCAGCATCCGCGTGATGGGTTTGCCGGCGATGGCGCGCATCACCAAGGTGCCGGAAGCCCTGCTGACCGAACTGGCCCGCGACAACCCGGTATTTGCGCCCGGCGCCGAAAACTATCTGCGCATGGGCGGCGTGGTCGACCTCTGGTATGGCGACCTGGCGCAGGCACTGGCGGCGGCGCTGGAAGGGGCCGGCTCGGTGGACCGGCGCAGCGAACTGGGCCGGGAGCGCGGCGGGCGCAAGCTGGCCGCCAATGTGATCGAAGCGGTGATGGCGGATGACGGCGCGGCATGA
- the mdcB gene encoding triphosphoribosyl-dephospho-CoA synthase MdcB: MPGLALPLPLATPRANHAFCAATAQLAVRSLYIELALYPKPGLVSLVDNGSHRDMDAGTFLRSLFALRHYFVRIASAGLDGAPFPALRELGIAAERRMLQATGGINTHRGAIFCLGMLCAAAGWRHGRGLALSPAGLRQTLGAQWGGALSSHHGGPGGQSHGQRVAALHAVGGARAEMARGLPSVFELALPTLESTLAAGRGQRAARIDALFALMANLGDTNVYHRAGADGALLVRQSAQAFLVRGGTGADGWERMALDCHRRFVAHRLSPGGAADLLAATCFVHQVSGMG, encoded by the coding sequence GTGCCGGGCCTAGCGCTGCCATTACCGCTTGCCACGCCGCGTGCCAACCATGCCTTTTGCGCCGCCACGGCCCAGCTGGCGGTCCGTAGCCTCTATATCGAACTGGCGCTGTATCCCAAGCCCGGCCTGGTATCCCTGGTGGACAACGGCAGCCATCGCGACATGGATGCCGGCACTTTCCTGCGCAGCCTTTTCGCGCTGCGCCACTATTTCGTTCGCATCGCCAGCGCCGGCCTCGACGGCGCGCCCTTTCCGGCGCTGCGCGAACTGGGCATTGCCGCAGAACGGCGCATGCTGCAGGCAACCGGCGGCATCAACACCCATCGCGGCGCGATCTTTTGCCTGGGCATGCTATGCGCCGCCGCCGGATGGCGGCACGGCCGCGGCCTGGCGCTGTCGCCGGCGGGTCTGCGCCAGACGCTCGGGGCGCAATGGGGCGGCGCGCTGTCTTCGCATCACGGCGGCCCCGGCGGCCAGTCGCATGGCCAGCGGGTGGCGGCGCTGCATGCCGTGGGCGGCGCCCGCGCCGAAATGGCACGCGGCCTGCCGTCGGTGTTCGAGCTGGCATTGCCGACGCTGGAAAGCACGCTGGCCGCCGGGCGCGGCCAGCGTGCCGCCCGCATCGATGCGCTGTTCGCTCTGATGGCGAATCTGGGCGATACCAATGTCTACCACCGCGCCGGCGCCGATGGCGCGCTGCTGGTGCGGCAAAGCGCGCAGGCTTTTTTGGTGCGTGGTGGCACCGGCGCCGATGGCTGGGAGCGCATGGCACTGGACTGCCACCGCCGCTTCGTTGCGCACCGCCTGTCGCCGGGCGGCGCCGCGGACCTGCTGGCGGCCACCTGCTTCGTTCATCAAGTGAGCGGGATGGGCTGA